A window of Cohnella herbarum contains these coding sequences:
- a CDS encoding helix-turn-helix transcriptional regulator — protein sequence MPDSYPFPMYSGIFEPKHYKQIGAALWFFSWCINSTTKECEEEDGVTWGYVHGKKPMKLSELAAPFGVNDKTVGRWIETLEEHGYIRTTRAPYGLIVAVRNSKKRTDKNVRSDDIEQTNMSDLSMPEQTKMSDHGVILPERTDSNVLSNKDLDLTITTSINKSPIIQLIESYCNLHNKIEFHLKDKERTLMFKMIGDGIPVSLIIETMQAVYRERSVETNITSFLYYKSVIYQAWETVKAITEGVPISPVALGEDSITNRVPAPVVALGSPRRTRPQQELDDLRRKREEARQLEQG from the coding sequence ATGCCGGACAGTTACCCCTTTCCGATGTACTCGGGGATATTTGAACCAAAACATTATAAACAGATTGGCGCGGCCCTATGGTTCTTCTCCTGGTGCATCAACTCTACAACAAAGGAGTGCGAGGAGGAGGACGGAGTAACGTGGGGTTACGTGCACGGCAAGAAGCCCATGAAGCTATCCGAACTCGCTGCACCTTTTGGAGTCAACGATAAAACGGTAGGGAGATGGATAGAAACTCTCGAAGAGCACGGCTATATTCGTACAACAAGAGCACCTTACGGGCTAATTGTTGCAGTACGAAATAGCAAAAAGAGAACAGACAAAAATGTCCGATCTGATGATATAGAACAGACAAATATGTCCGATCTCTCAATGCCAGAACAGACAAAAATGTCCGATCACGGAGTTATTTTACCGGAGAGAACGGACAGTAATGTCCTATCTAATAAAGACTTAGATCTTACTATTACTACCTCTATTAATAAGTCACCGATCATTCAACTGATCGAATCATATTGCAATCTTCATAACAAAATTGAATTTCATTTGAAAGACAAGGAACGAACCCTCATGTTCAAAATGATCGGAGATGGTATACCCGTTTCACTGATCATCGAAACCATGCAGGCGGTGTATAGGGAGCGTAGCGTTGAAACGAATATTACGTCATTTCTGTACTACAAAAGCGTTATTTATCAAGCTTGGGAAACGGTAAAAGCCATTACCGAGGGAGTGCCAATCTCTCCGGTCGCCCTTGGTGAAGATTCCATAACTAACAGGGTGCCAGCCCCTGTAGTCGCCCTTGGCTCGCCGCGAAGAACCAGACCACAACAAGAACTTGACGATTTACGGAGAAAGCGAGAGGAGGCACGACAACTTGAACAGGGTTGA
- a CDS encoding replicative helicase loader/inhibitor, translating to MNRVEVIDLLMEIKEEYPFFDVSDENIERHFRYLKDFPFEAAMRNVEQYIKTDSKKHPGIADIRGRLGDQLDSQRSKEETANYFAQLEASRLCNSPPPTGYWEHMRTLIRGESVE from the coding sequence TTGAACAGGGTTGAGGTTATCGACTTACTCATGGAGATCAAAGAGGAATACCCATTCTTCGACGTTAGCGACGAAAATATCGAACGTCATTTTAGATACCTTAAGGATTTTCCCTTCGAAGCAGCGATGCGAAACGTGGAGCAATACATCAAAACTGACAGCAAGAAGCATCCGGGTATCGCAGACATTCGCGGCCGTCTCGGTGATCAGTTAGATAGTCAAAGGAGCAAAGAAGAAACAGCGAATTACTTCGCCCAACTGGAAGCATCGAGGCTTTGTAACTCTCCTCCTCCAACCGGCTACTGGGAACATATGCGAACGTTGATACGAGGTGAATCGGTTGAGTGA
- the dnaB gene encoding replicative DNA helicase, with protein MNDMNNWMDMQPPVDIEAEQAVLGAILLEAEAIETTREKLQGGEFSEMAHKKIYRAMIAIVDSGEPLDVRSLTAKLEDSKEIDKVGGVMYLARLADSTPTAANVGWYADRVADMFLRRETYETMTELWRQAMKQTDTNAFLATAEMAMSKISDRAAPRQEFKLMKDILQEVMEQTEIRYANRHSYRGVTGISSGYVDLDNMTSGFQKGDLIIVAARPSVGKTAFALNIAQNAAKHIIIDEETIILGRSIAIFSLEMSASQLVTRMVSAEGNIDASRMRTGFLEGEDWEKLSMSIGKLHDAQIYIDDTPGITVNEIRSKCRRLKKDKGLDMILIDYLQLIQGSGRRGANRQEEVSQISRTLKQIARELEVPVIALSQLSRGVEQRQDKRPMMSDLRESGAIEQDADIVAFLYRDDYYDKESEKKNIIEIIIAKQRNGPVGTVELVFFKQFNKFVSLDRSHSSSFAPLKPPRTDDETD; from the coding sequence ATGAACGACATGAATAACTGGATGGATATGCAACCACCTGTTGATATTGAAGCAGAGCAAGCCGTTTTAGGAGCCATCCTCCTCGAAGCAGAGGCCATTGAAACAACTCGCGAGAAATTACAAGGTGGAGAGTTCTCGGAGATGGCTCATAAAAAAATCTATCGTGCTATGATCGCAATCGTCGATTCGGGTGAACCGCTCGACGTTCGTTCGCTCACGGCTAAGTTGGAGGATAGCAAGGAGATCGACAAGGTCGGCGGTGTTATGTATCTAGCACGACTGGCTGATTCAACACCAACTGCTGCGAACGTCGGATGGTATGCCGATCGGGTGGCAGACATGTTCCTTAGGCGGGAAACCTACGAGACTATGACTGAGCTATGGCGTCAGGCCATGAAGCAAACCGACACGAACGCGTTCCTTGCAACGGCGGAAATGGCAATGAGCAAGATTTCCGACAGGGCAGCTCCGCGGCAGGAATTCAAGCTTATGAAAGACATTTTGCAAGAAGTGATGGAGCAAACAGAAATCAGATACGCCAACCGACATAGTTATCGCGGTGTCACTGGCATATCTTCCGGGTACGTCGACTTAGACAATATGACATCCGGGTTTCAAAAAGGCGACTTGATAATCGTTGCTGCTCGTCCGTCCGTAGGGAAAACAGCGTTTGCTTTGAACATCGCTCAAAATGCAGCGAAACATATCATTATTGACGAAGAAACAATCATTCTTGGAAGATCAATAGCTATTTTCAGCCTCGAAATGTCTGCTAGCCAGCTAGTAACACGCATGGTCAGTGCGGAAGGAAACATAGACGCAAGCAGAATGCGTACAGGGTTTTTGGAGGGAGAAGACTGGGAAAAGTTGTCGATGTCAATTGGGAAATTGCACGATGCACAAATTTATATCGACGATACCCCGGGCATCACAGTCAATGAGATTCGCTCCAAATGCCGGCGACTAAAGAAGGATAAAGGGCTCGATATGATCTTAATTGATTACCTCCAGCTCATACAGGGCAGCGGCCGCCGCGGGGCGAACCGTCAGGAAGAGGTATCGCAGATATCCCGGACATTAAAGCAGATTGCACGCGAGTTGGAAGTACCGGTTATCGCACTCTCCCAACTCTCCCGAGGAGTGGAGCAACGCCAGGACAAACGTCCAATGATGTCCGACCTAAGGGAATCAGGGGCGATAGAGCAGGACGCGGATATCGTTGCATTCCTATACCGAGATGACTATTACGATAAGGAATCCGAGAAAAAGAACATTATCGAGATTATCATCGCCAAGCAGAGGAACGGACCAGTCGGAACAGTCGAACTCGTTTTCTTTAAGCAGTTCAATAAGTTCGTAAGTCTAGATCGTTCCCATTCCTCATCATTTGCACCATTGAAACCACCCAGGACTGATGATGAGACGGATTAA
- a CDS encoding tyrosine-type recombinase/integrase, whose product MNPVQPIRDDRIVEGMKHYFRMRSMRNYLFFCIGIYSGLRVSDLLTIRAGEVRSIHVNKMEKKNKNSKRFIIHDSIRYELDLYIEDKSDNEYLFASRQKKTISQLEEQPIDRSTAYRFLNEAAKHFGLEEIGNHTLRKTWGYRLYCQDERNLALLMDAFGHSDMRVTLRYIGLTQDLLDRATLRMR is encoded by the coding sequence TTGAATCCTGTACAGCCGATCCGCGATGACAGAATCGTGGAAGGCATGAAGCATTACTTTCGAATGAGAAGTATGAGGAATTACTTGTTTTTCTGCATCGGCATCTATTCCGGTCTCCGGGTTTCAGACTTGCTGACGATTAGGGCAGGGGAAGTAAGGAGCATTCATGTTAACAAGATGGAAAAAAAGAATAAGAACAGTAAAAGGTTCATTATTCACGATAGCATTCGCTACGAGTTGGACCTGTATATCGAAGATAAGTCCGACAACGAATATCTGTTCGCGAGTCGGCAGAAAAAGACGATTAGCCAACTTGAAGAACAGCCTATCGACCGTTCAACGGCTTATCGATTCCTCAATGAAGCGGCTAAACACTTCGGACTCGAAGAGATCGGGAACCACACTCTACGCAAAACGTGGGGATACAGGCTATATTGCCAGGACGAGCGCAATCTAGCGTTACTAATGGATGCCTTCGGTCATAGCGATATGCGAGTCACTTTGCGGTACATTGGCCTTACTCAAGACCTTTTAGACCGTGCAACCCTGCGAATGCGTTGA
- the terS gene encoding phage terminase small subunit has product MRPRSDKREKAFMMWHNSGRKMKFVEIAKRLGISPSQVRKWKHEDVWKTKQPRKRGGQPGNVNASGNNGGGAPPGNKNNWKHGGYESMWMSQIAVDHKLKLMKTETDPRKILVNEIFLLEYREFKLMGYIKQIEEGWDASSTQSKKERFQKIVDDIGDVPTFDEEGNLQTERKVEYEMIEVEIVTKTPQMLERLLSIENALSTVQGRKLKCIALLDQFDRNELTVEELKLKVERMRLEVKNLKEAAW; this is encoded by the coding sequence GTGAGACCAAGGAGTGACAAGCGGGAAAAAGCATTCATGATGTGGCACAATTCCGGGCGAAAAATGAAATTCGTTGAAATCGCCAAGCGACTCGGAATATCACCGTCGCAAGTTCGGAAATGGAAGCATGAAGACGTATGGAAGACAAAGCAGCCAAGGAAGCGCGGCGGTCAACCAGGCAACGTTAACGCCTCAGGAAATAATGGCGGCGGCGCTCCACCCGGGAATAAGAATAACTGGAAGCATGGGGGCTATGAATCCATGTGGATGAGCCAAATTGCTGTTGATCACAAATTGAAGCTAATGAAGACGGAGACGGACCCGCGAAAGATTCTCGTTAACGAAATCTTCCTTCTTGAATATCGCGAATTCAAGCTGATGGGCTACATCAAGCAGATCGAGGAAGGATGGGACGCGAGCTCCACGCAATCGAAGAAAGAGCGGTTCCAGAAGATCGTGGATGATATCGGTGACGTACCGACGTTTGACGAGGAAGGAAATCTCCAGACGGAACGGAAAGTCGAATACGAGATGATCGAAGTCGAGATCGTCACGAAGACGCCGCAAATGCTGGAGCGTTTACTTTCCATCGAGAATGCTCTATCCACGGTTCAAGGAAGAAAACTGAAGTGCATCGCGCTCCTTGACCAGTTTGACCGGAACGAGCTTACCGTCGAAGAACTTAAACTCAAGGTCGAGCGTATGCGGCTTGAGGTCAAGAATCTTAAGGAGGCAGCGTGGTAA
- a CDS encoding HNH endonuclease, with protein MARHSVLQAFYVSKVWRDFRMTLILERGLRCEHCGEMVTVAKELTAHHEIELTPDNVHDHMISLNPKLVKLVHHRCHNVIHGRFGAKRGRSVYLVYGPPLAGKKTFVTEQMMRGDLVVDMDRLFEAVSFQPSYDKPDNLLSNVMGVHNLLLDNVKTRMGKWGNAWVIGGYADKFKRERTADMIGAELVFIDASQDECLARLEADSMRMHYVSDWRGYICKWFEQYQA; from the coding sequence ATGGCGCGTCATAGTGTGCTTCAGGCGTTTTATGTTTCGAAAGTTTGGCGCGATTTTCGAATGACTTTGATTCTGGAGCGCGGCTTACGATGCGAACATTGCGGAGAGATGGTGACCGTTGCAAAGGAGTTAACCGCTCATCACGAGATTGAGCTAACGCCGGACAATGTTCATGATCATATGATCTCTCTTAATCCTAAGCTAGTAAAGCTGGTGCACCATCGTTGTCATAACGTGATCCACGGAAGATTCGGAGCTAAGCGAGGGCGCAGCGTTTACCTGGTATATGGTCCACCGCTCGCCGGTAAGAAGACGTTCGTGACAGAGCAAATGATGCGCGGCGATCTTGTCGTCGATATGGATCGGCTATTCGAAGCTGTATCCTTTCAACCTTCTTATGATAAGCCGGACAATCTATTGAGCAATGTCATGGGCGTACACAACCTATTGCTAGACAACGTCAAGACGCGAATGGGTAAGTGGGGCAACGCTTGGGTGATCGGCGGATACGCGGATAAGTTCAAGCGAGAACGGACAGCTGACATGATCGGTGCTGAGTTGGTATTCATTGATGCGTCTCAGGATGAGTGCCTTGCTAGACTCGAAGCAGATTCAATGCGAATGCATTATGTTTCAGACTGGCGGGGATACATCTGCAAATGGTTTGAACAATACCAAGCATAA